In one window of Ptiloglossa arizonensis isolate GNS036 chromosome 5, iyPtiAriz1_principal, whole genome shotgun sequence DNA:
- the LOC143146704 gene encoding choline/ethanolamine transporter flvcr2a: protein MTDQKDLKEVMCTTYPVAVINGRKRDDRNLLETKVYKRRWMMLGLFIFYTGMSTFQWIQYSIITNIITRYYNVSSLTVDWTAMSFMGYYVIFIIPATYIIDRWGLRWSNIISCGINCLGSWIKVLSVSPDRFYVTFVGQSLVAATQTIILTLPGRLAAQWFDASEVSTATSLSIFGNQMGIALSFLFTPMIVKNHENLDNVGKDLSHLFWAVAIINTIAFLLIVILFEDDPKLPPSTTRALQKLNQMETEESFIEPMKRLFKNKYYLLLCNTYGLNVGVLNAVATLLNQIYLAHFENGEEDAGRIGLAMIIMGMLGSVSFGVIIDKTHKFKETTVIVYFLSLCGQIFFAVFTSLEMKWMVYLSASFLGYFMVGYVALGYEICAEYTYPESEGMAAGILNVTNNVYGVALVLIMGRLLETYGDIPVHIGLFTALLVGFVMTVLTKDVQRRQAAKGGNQYKEVGQIEKNSESNGLETN, encoded by the exons ATGACCGATCAGAAAGATTTGAAGGAGGTCATGTGCACCACTTATCCCGTTGCGGTGATAAACGGCAGGAAAAGGGACGATCGTAATTTGTTGGAAACAAAAGTGTACAAAAGAAGATGGATGATGCTGGGCTTGTTCATCTTCTACACGGGAATGAGCACCTTTCAGTGGATACAGTATTCTATAATCACCAACATAATAACCAG GTACTACAATGTCTCTTCGTTGACCGTCGACTGGACAGCGATGTCGTTCATGGGTTACTACGTAATTTTCATCATACCTGCGACATACATAATAGACCGCTGGGGACTCAGGTGGAGTAACATTATAAGTTGTGGAATAAATTGCCTTGGTTCGTGGATAAAAGTCCTGTCCGTCAGTCCCGACAGGTTTTACGTTACCTTCGTTGGACAGTCTCTCGTCGCTGCCACACAG ACCATAATCCTGACATTACCTGGACGTCTAGCAGCGCAATGGTTCGATGCTAGCGAGGTGTCCACCGCCACGTCTCTGAGCATTTTCGGTAATCAGATGGGAATAGCCTTAAGTTTCTTGTTCACGCCGATGATAGTGAAAAATCATGAGAACCTGGACAACGTGGGCAAAGACTTGTCGCATCTCTTCTGGGCGGTAGCTATCATCAACACGATTGCGTTTCTGCTAATCGTAATAC TGTTCGAAGACGATCCAAAACTACCACCGAGCACGACGCGAGCTCTACAAAAATTGAATCAGATGGAGACGGAGGAGAGTTTTATAGAACCGATGAAAAgactgtttaaaaataaatattacttattgCTTTGCAACACGTACGGTCTGAACGTTGGTGTACTGAACGCCGTGGCAACATTGCTGAATCAAATATATCTGGCACATTTCGAG AATGGCGAAGAAGATGCAGGTAGAATCGGTTTGGCCATGATCATTATGGGGATGTTAGGTTCCGTCAGCTTCGGAGTTATTATCGATAAAACTCATAAATTCAA AGAAACGACGGTGATCGTATACTTTCTTTCGCTGTGCGGCCAGATTTTCTTCGCAGTATTCACTTCTCTCGAAATGAAATGGATGGTGTATCTATCGGCCAGTTTTCTAGG GTACTTCATGGTCGGTTACGTAGCCTTAGGTTACGAAATATGCGCGGAGTACACGTATCCGGAATCGGAAGGAATGGCGGCAGGAATTCTGAATGTGACTAATAACGTTTACGGCGTTGCCCTAGTTCTAATAATGGGTCGATTATTGGAAACGTACGGGGATATTCCGGTCCATATAGGACTTTTCACGGCGCTCCTCGTCGGTTTCGTTATGACCGTTTTGACGAAGGACGTGCAAAGACGTCAAGCTGCCAAAGGTGGGAACCAATACAAGGAAGTCGGGCAAATCGAGAAGAACAGTGAGAGCAATGGACTCGAAACTAATTGA